In Pirellulales bacterium, one DNA window encodes the following:
- a CDS encoding Gfo/Idh/MocA family oxidoreductase, with amino-acid sequence MSRSSRRTFLQTSAVAAGGFFVANSLRAADSDSPNEKVRFACIGVGGKGDSDSADAGKHGDVVAICDIDEQRLDKAAASFKDAKKFVDFRQMLEEMRDSIDAVTVSTPDHTHAPAALMAMRLGKAVYCQKPMTHSIYEARLMAQVAREKGVATQMGNQGTSESGLRKAAATVKTGVLGDVSEVHVWTNRPIWPQGGPRPEPSECPAHVKWDLWLGPAASRPYAKGYHPFAWRGWWDFGTGALGDMACHTVNLPYAALDLHGPVSVEAEHSGHNQESYPKWSIIKFEFPATDKRKALTMYWYDGGKRPPKELFGDAKLDQAGSLIVGTKGKLYSPGDYGAGWDLLGDVNKPEVEFTQSPGHFTEWVEAIKGGPAAMSNFPEYSGGLTETILLGNLALWAGKKVEWDAQNMKSPNCPELEPLIKPVYRSGWTLDV; translated from the coding sequence ATGTCACGTAGCTCCCGTCGTACCTTCCTGCAGACGTCGGCCGTCGCGGCCGGTGGTTTCTTTGTTGCCAACAGTCTCCGCGCCGCTGATAGCGACTCGCCGAATGAAAAGGTGCGCTTCGCTTGCATCGGCGTCGGCGGCAAAGGCGACAGCGATTCGGCCGATGCCGGTAAGCACGGCGACGTCGTTGCGATTTGCGATATCGACGAGCAGCGTCTGGACAAGGCCGCGGCCTCGTTCAAAGACGCCAAGAAATTCGTCGACTTCCGCCAGATGCTCGAAGAGATGCGCGACAGCATCGATGCGGTGACCGTCAGTACGCCCGATCACACGCACGCGCCCGCGGCCCTGATGGCCATGCGGCTCGGCAAGGCGGTGTACTGCCAGAAGCCGATGACGCACTCGATCTACGAGGCCCGCCTCATGGCGCAGGTGGCGCGCGAAAAGGGCGTCGCCACGCAAATGGGCAATCAAGGCACGTCCGAATCGGGCCTGCGCAAGGCGGCGGCCACGGTGAAGACCGGCGTCCTAGGCGACGTGTCGGAAGTGCACGTTTGGACCAACCGGCCGATCTGGCCGCAAGGTGGCCCGCGCCCCGAACCGAGCGAATGCCCCGCCCATGTAAAATGGGATCTGTGGCTCGGCCCCGCGGCATCGCGGCCCTATGCCAAGGGCTATCACCCGTTCGCGTGGCGCGGCTGGTGGGACTTCGGCACCGGCGCTTTGGGCGACATGGCCTGCCACACGGTCAACCTGCCCTATGCGGCGCTCGATCTGCACGGGCCGGTCTCGGTCGAGGCCGAACACTCGGGCCACAACCAGGAGAGCTACCCGAAGTGGTCGATCATCAAGTTCGAGTTCCCGGCCACCGACAAGCGCAAAGCGCTGACGATGTATTGGTACGACGGCGGTAAGCGCCCGCCGAAGGAACTGTTCGGCGACGCCAAGCTTGATCAGGCGGGCTCGCTGATCGTCGGCACCAAGGGCAAGCTGTATTCGCCCGGCGATTACGGCGCCGGCTGGGACTTGCTCGGCGATGTGAACAAGCCCGAAGTCGAGTTCACCCAGTCGCCCGGCCACTTCACCGAGTGGGTCGAAGCGATCAAGGGCGGCCCGGCGGCCATGTCGAACTTCCCCGAGTACTCGGGCGGTCTGACCGAGACGATCCTGCTCGGCAATCTGGCCCTGTGGGCCGGCAAGAAGGTCGAATGGGACGCCCAGAACATGAAGTCGCCGAACTGCCCCGAGCTTGAGCCGCTGATCAAGCCGGTCTATCGCTCGGGCTGGACGCTCGACGTCTAA